A stretch of Thermotoga sp. SG1 DNA encodes these proteins:
- a CDS encoding glycosidase: MAEEILRKLLFHKRSLRKDETIDIFRRVTYFFPKDFVLTNYPRQPVAVFNPGAVLVGKSLHVFPRVIFDYYKYVSSIGHFVVDIDELLSKEVKRPIEMEVVFWPRDIQEFLGCEDPRVFFRDSQFEILYTAKGYKDWSQEGKPHTDFLAYAVLDEDLNLLEKKYISIRSTLGDFIPVSMKDSSFVESNVILTRITVGDTKVCWRGRMEGDSIDLYSLDPVFFPEEWETKVGWSTNAIKVKKGYLIGWHAVLKDLTYKNGLALVDSRGKLLGTTNYVLSPKGVIEEYGDRIRVIFGCGLVVYEGKVIWIGGVSDWAIGVFEADEGEIMNLMKEAT, encoded by the coding sequence ATGGCAGAGGAGATTTTAAGAAAACTCCTTTTTCATAAAAGATCGCTGAGAAAAGACGAAACGATCGACATTTTCAGAAGGGTGACCTACTTCTTTCCCAAAGATTTCGTTCTCACGAACTACCCCAGACAACCCGTTGCCGTTTTCAACCCGGGAGCAGTCCTCGTGGGAAAGAGCCTCCATGTGTTTCCGAGGGTGATATTCGATTACTACAAGTACGTGTCGTCGATTGGCCACTTCGTGGTGGACATCGATGAACTGCTCAGCAAAGAAGTGAAAAGACCCATAGAGATGGAGGTCGTTTTCTGGCCACGAGACATTCAGGAGTTCCTCGGCTGCGAAGATCCAAGGGTCTTTTTCAGAGACTCCCAGTTCGAGATACTGTACACGGCAAAAGGATACAAAGACTGGTCGCAGGAAGGGAAACCGCACACGGACTTTCTTGCTTACGCTGTTTTGGATGAAGATCTGAATCTTCTGGAAAAGAAATACATCTCCATAAGAAGCACGCTCGGTGATTTCATCCCCGTTTCGATGAAGGACAGTTCTTTTGTGGAATCGAACGTGATACTGACCAGAATAACGGTGGGAGACACCAAAGTCTGCTGGCGTGGAAGGATGGAAGGAGATTCCATAGATCTCTACAGTCTGGACCCGGTCTTCTTCCCCGAAGAATGGGAAACGAAGGTCGGATGGTCCACCAACGCTATCAAAGTGAAGAAAGGTTACCTCATAGGCTGGCATGCGGTTCTCAAAGACCTCACCTACAAAAACGGTCTGGCACTTGTGGACAGCAGGGGGAAACTCCTTGGAACAACGAACTACGTTCTCTCACCAAAAGGCGTGATCGAAGAGTACGGTGACAGGATCAGGGTGATATTCGGCTGTGGACTTGTGGTATACGAAGGAAAGGTGATATGGATAGGTGGTGTCTCCGACTGGGCGATAGGTGTGTTCGAGGCCGACGAAGGTGAGATCATGAATTTAATGAAAGAAGCAACATGA
- a CDS encoding Mut7-C RNAse domain-containing protein has protein sequence MKYEKIAFFRFFGRLNDFFKDNERVKIHHFTGFQTVKDRIEALGVPHVEVSFITLNGKPVDFDHMVEDGEFFCVYPEFKTIEIPSEWLVTPRYEGEPRFVLDIHLGKLARFLRMLGFYAFFGEEDDEKLCRKAVQENAILLSRDVGLLKRKELVFGYYVRNTDPKKQLMEVVERYDLKRWMKPFTRCIECNTEFEEVPKESVKDRVPPKVYKLFDEFVRCPNCGRVYWKGSHYDHMVEFIKKNLN, from the coding sequence ATGAAATACGAAAAAATCGCCTTTTTCAGATTCTTCGGTAGATTGAACGATTTCTTCAAAGACAACGAAAGAGTGAAAATTCACCACTTCACAGGATTTCAAACGGTGAAGGACAGAATAGAGGCACTGGGGGTGCCACACGTTGAAGTGAGTTTTATCACACTGAACGGAAAACCTGTCGATTTCGATCACATGGTGGAAGATGGTGAATTTTTCTGCGTGTATCCTGAGTTTAAGACGATAGAGATTCCTTCAGAATGGCTTGTCACCCCAAGGTACGAAGGTGAACCCCGTTTTGTTCTCGACATCCACCTTGGAAAGCTCGCCAGGTTCCTCAGAATGCTTGGCTTTTACGCCTTCTTCGGTGAAGAAGACGACGAAAAACTCTGCAGGAAGGCAGTTCAAGAGAATGCCATACTCTTGTCCCGCGATGTAGGTCTGCTGAAGAGAAAAGAACTCGTCTTCGGCTACTATGTGAGAAACACCGACCCGAAGAAACAACTGATGGAAGTGGTGGAAAGGTACGATCTGAAGAGATGGATGAAGCCATTCACAAGATGCATCGAATGCAACACAGAATTCGAAGAAGTCCCAAAAGAGAGTGTGAAAGACAGAGTTCCTCCAAAAGTTTACAAGCTCTTCGATGAATTCGTGCGCTGTCCAAACTGTGGAAGGGTCTACTGGAAAGGCTCACACTACGATCACATGGTGGAGTTCATAAAGAAAAATCTGAATTGA
- the queF gene encoding preQ(1) synthase → MPKAEGRIFDFKGHDAIRTDFLEAIDFDGKEEYIRIETEEFSAVCPFSGLPDIGKVIIEYYPDGGKIVELKSLKYYFVSFRNVGIYQEEATKRIYEDLKSLLKTDRLRVTVIYNIRGGIKTTTQIGSLEGRGNGKVE, encoded by the coding sequence ATGCCGAAGGCGGAGGGAAGGATCTTTGATTTCAAAGGGCACGATGCGATAAGAACGGACTTTCTGGAGGCCATAGATTTCGATGGGAAAGAGGAGTACATCAGGATCGAAACCGAAGAGTTCTCCGCCGTGTGCCCCTTCTCCGGTCTTCCAGACATAGGCAAGGTGATCATAGAATACTATCCCGACGGTGGAAAGATCGTTGAGCTGAAGTCCCTGAAGTACTACTTTGTGAGTTTCAGGAACGTGGGAATATACCAGGAAGAGGCAACGAAGAGAATATACGAAGACCTGAAGAGCCTTTTGAAAACGGACCGTCTGAGAGTCACCGTGATATACAACATAAGAGGCGGAATAAAGACAACGACGCAGATAGGTTCACTGGAGGGAAGAGGGAATGGAAAAGTTGAATGA
- a CDS encoding encapsulin-associated ferritin-like protein, with protein sequence MADQYHEPVSELTGKDRDFVRALNSLKEEIEAVAWYHQRVATTEDETVRKILEHNRNEEMEHAAMLLEWLRRNMPGWDEALRTYLFTDRPITEIEEETSSDSSTGGDLGIRKI encoded by the coding sequence ATGGCAGATCAGTACCACGAACCGGTTTCTGAACTCACAGGAAAAGACAGAGATTTCGTCAGAGCTCTCAATAGCTTGAAGGAGGAGATAGAGGCGGTTGCCTGGTACCATCAAAGAGTTGCAACCACGGAAGATGAAACCGTGAGGAAGATATTGGAACACAACAGAAACGAAGAGATGGAACATGCGGCGATGCTTCTTGAGTGGTTGAGAAGAAACATGCCGGGTTGGGACGAGGCACTCAGAACCTATCTGTTCACAGACAGGCCGATTACGGAGATAGAAGAGGAAACCTCCAGTGACTCCTCTACAGGCGGGGATCTCGGTATAAGAAAGATTTGA
- the thiC gene encoding phosphomethylpyrimidine synthase ThiC, producing MTQMEMARKGIVSEEMKKVAEYEGVDVEEVRKKIAEGRAVLPKNKLHRVSKPMIVGEGFTVKVNANIGTSQGFSSLEEEKEKAKVAIEYGADSLMVLSTWGDLREIRRAIVEMSPVPVGSVPIYDSAVKSYQMKKNVVDFSEKDFFDMVIAHAEDGIDFMTIHVGVTKRVLERVKSSKRILKIVSRGGAIIAGWMIKNNKENPFYEHFDELLDIAKEYDITLSLGDGMRPGAVVDASDSQQFEELFVMGELVERAREKGVQVMLEGPGHVPLNEVEMNVKLMKKVGKGAPIFLLGPLPTDRATGYDHIACAIGGALAGYYGADFLCYVTPSEHISLPDVEDVREGVIASKIAAVVADVARGNRKAWELEKRMALARKNFDWETMFDLSLGKDIARKKYEERPYPDKGCSMCGPFCAIKIAEEFS from the coding sequence ATGACCCAAATGGAGATGGCACGAAAAGGAATCGTTTCCGAAGAGATGAAGAAAGTCGCCGAGTACGAAGGTGTGGATGTGGAAGAAGTTCGGAAAAAGATCGCAGAAGGAAGGGCTGTTCTTCCAAAGAACAAACTCCACAGAGTGAGCAAGCCCATGATAGTGGGAGAAGGTTTCACCGTGAAGGTGAACGCAAACATAGGAACTTCTCAGGGTTTTTCTTCTCTTGAGGAGGAGAAAGAGAAAGCGAAGGTAGCGATAGAGTACGGTGCCGATTCTCTCATGGTCCTCTCCACGTGGGGGGATCTGAGAGAGATCAGAAGGGCGATCGTGGAAATGTCTCCCGTCCCCGTTGGATCTGTTCCTATCTACGACTCTGCCGTGAAGAGCTATCAGATGAAAAAGAACGTGGTGGATTTCTCGGAAAAGGACTTTTTCGATATGGTGATCGCACACGCTGAGGACGGTATAGATTTTATGACAATACACGTGGGTGTGACGAAAAGAGTCCTCGAGAGGGTGAAAAGTTCAAAAAGGATCCTGAAGATCGTGAGCAGGGGAGGAGCAATTATCGCTGGATGGATGATCAAGAACAACAAGGAAAATCCGTTCTACGAACACTTCGATGAACTTCTGGACATAGCAAAAGAGTACGATATCACCCTGAGCCTCGGTGACGGAATGAGGCCGGGAGCGGTGGTGGATGCGAGTGACTCCCAGCAGTTCGAAGAACTCTTCGTGATGGGAGAACTCGTTGAGAGAGCAAGAGAAAAGGGAGTCCAGGTGATGCTGGAAGGACCCGGCCATGTTCCACTGAACGAAGTGGAGATGAACGTGAAACTTATGAAGAAAGTGGGAAAAGGTGCCCCCATCTTTCTCCTGGGTCCCCTTCCCACCGACAGGGCAACGGGATACGACCACATAGCCTGTGCGATCGGAGGGGCTCTTGCCGGCTACTACGGTGCGGATTTTCTCTGCTATGTTACTCCATCGGAACACATTTCCCTTCCAGATGTTGAGGATGTGAGAGAAGGTGTGATAGCATCTAAGATAGCAGCGGTCGTGGCGGACGTTGCACGTGGAAACAGAAAAGCCTGGGAACTGGAAAAACGCATGGCACTCGCACGGAAGAATTTCGATTGGGAAACGATGTTCGATCTCTCACTGGGGAAGGACATCGCAAGGAAAAAGTACGAGGAAAGGCCATATCCCGACAAGGGTTGTTCCATGTGTGGACCCTTCTGTGCAATAAAGATAGCGGAGGAGTTCTCTTGA
- a CDS encoding family 16 glycoside hydrolase, giving the protein MRRLILLFVIVGAMILFVGTSCESRVQVPVPLPEVKVEVPEVELGFKVVKPTGTEDLFEDFESYGQGEVAPFGPWKVLEGFNAPHVEEGVQADKTIGKVLRADIGRGIFTLGEWTNLTLECNLKREGSAEGRVYFRLSEDGKKGFYVSFSEYGVALHKFAGSIDMKIAENKGVKLSGDWMYLKILAEGERIEVFLNGKKVIDVTDSDVFSGGIGMATTFQTVFFDNVRVETIE; this is encoded by the coding sequence ATGAGAAGGCTGATTCTGTTATTTGTAATCGTAGGTGCCATGATTCTTTTTGTGGGAACAAGCTGTGAATCAAGGGTACAGGTTCCCGTTCCCCTTCCCGAAGTGAAGGTGGAGGTACCAGAAGTGGAACTTGGTTTCAAAGTGGTAAAACCAACAGGAACAGAAGATCTCTTCGAAGACTTCGAATCGTACGGTCAAGGAGAAGTGGCCCCCTTTGGACCATGGAAAGTTCTTGAAGGATTTAATGCTCCTCACGTTGAAGAGGGAGTTCAAGCAGACAAAACTATCGGGAAGGTCCTCAGAGCAGATATAGGCCGGGGGATTTTCACTCTGGGTGAGTGGACGAATCTCACACTCGAGTGTAATTTGAAAAGAGAAGGCTCAGCAGAAGGAAGAGTGTACTTCAGGCTCTCCGAAGATGGAAAGAAAGGTTTCTACGTATCTTTCTCAGAGTACGGTGTGGCCCTTCACAAGTTCGCAGGAAGCATAGACATGAAGATAGCAGAAAACAAGGGTGTTAAATTGAGTGGCGACTGGATGTATTTGAAAATCCTTGCAGAAGGAGAAAGGATCGAAGTTTTTCTGAACGGAAAAAAGGTCATCGATGTTACTGACTCCGACGTCTTCTCAGGAGGAATAGGAATGGCAACAACCTTCCAGACCGTCTTCTTCGACAATGTAAGAGTCGAAACCATCGAATAA
- a CDS encoding sulfide-dependent adenosine diphosphate thiazole synthase, with the protein MKDVLISRLIVERYFEKLRNSLELDVAIVGAGPSGLTAAYELAKKGFRVAVFEERNVPGGGIWGGGMMFNEIVLEKELEDFLKELEINYTLREDHIVVDSVHFASGLLYRATKAGALLFNNVSVEDVAVQNDRVCGVVVNWGPTVRLGLHVDPITIKASFTVDGTGHPANVVSLLAKRGLVEMKTEFPMDADEAEKFVVENTGEIFPGLLVSGMAVCAVYGGPRMGPIFGGMVLSGQKVAKLISERLG; encoded by the coding sequence ATGAAAGATGTTCTGATTTCCAGACTCATCGTTGAGAGGTACTTTGAAAAACTCAGAAACAGTTTAGAACTGGATGTTGCCATCGTTGGAGCAGGTCCAAGCGGACTCACAGCAGCGTATGAACTGGCAAAGAAGGGTTTCAGAGTAGCGGTTTTCGAGGAAAGAAACGTTCCAGGTGGAGGCATCTGGGGCGGCGGAATGATGTTCAACGAAATCGTACTGGAGAAAGAACTTGAAGACTTTTTAAAAGAGCTCGAGATCAATTACACCTTGAGAGAAGATCACATCGTGGTGGATTCTGTTCACTTTGCTTCTGGTCTTCTTTACAGAGCAACAAAGGCAGGTGCCTTACTTTTCAACAACGTTTCTGTGGAGGATGTTGCCGTTCAAAACGATAGGGTGTGTGGTGTTGTGGTGAACTGGGGGCCCACGGTGAGGCTGGGACTCCACGTTGATCCCATCACGATAAAGGCTTCCTTCACTGTGGATGGGACGGGACATCCTGCGAACGTGGTATCTCTTCTTGCAAAGCGTGGACTCGTCGAGATGAAAACAGAGTTTCCCATGGATGCCGATGAAGCAGAGAAGTTCGTTGTGGAAAACACCGGAGAGATCTTTCCAGGACTTCTCGTTTCTGGAATGGCAGTATGCGCTGTCTACGGCGGTCCCAGAATGGGACCGATCTTTGGGGGTATGGTTCTGTCCGGTCAGAAGGTTGCGAAGTTGATAAGTGAAAGGCTGGGGTGA
- a CDS encoding peroxiredoxin: MLKSGDKAIDFELVNTELKRVRLSDYSGKNVVLVFYPGAFTSVCEKELCTFRDSLSKFNRFNAVVLGISVDSPFANKAFAEKNRITFDLLSDFGGKMASQYGGVHENFLGIPGYTVAKRAVFIVDGNGTIVYSWVSDDPGKEPVYEEIEMELERLSG; the protein is encoded by the coding sequence ATGTTGAAATCTGGTGATAAGGCGATCGATTTTGAACTGGTGAACACAGAATTGAAAAGAGTGAGACTTTCAGACTATTCAGGAAAAAACGTGGTTCTCGTTTTCTATCCCGGTGCGTTCACGAGTGTCTGTGAAAAGGAATTGTGCACGTTCAGGGATTCCCTCTCCAAGTTTAACAGATTCAACGCGGTTGTTCTTGGTATCAGTGTGGACAGTCCCTTCGCAAACAAGGCTTTTGCGGAGAAGAACCGTATCACGTTCGACCTTCTCTCTGATTTCGGTGGAAAGATGGCATCTCAATACGGAGGAGTACACGAGAACTTCCTGGGTATTCCTGGCTACACCGTTGCAAAAAGGGCAGTCTTCATCGTGGACGGTAACGGAACGATCGTCTATTCATGGGTGTCCGACGATCCAGGGAAAGAGCCTGTTTACGAAGAGATAGAGATGGAACTTGAACGTCTTTCAGGATAA
- a CDS encoding family 1 encapsulin nanocompartment shell protein has protein sequence MEFLKRSFAPLTERQWQEIDKRAREIFKTQLYGRRFIDVEGPYGWEYAAHPLGEVEVLSEENEAVKWGLRKSLPLIELRATFTLKLWELDNLERGKENIDLSSLEETVRKVAEFEDEVIFEGCEKSGVKGLLSFKEERKIQSGNSSKDLLESLVRALSTFSKDGIDGPYTLVINTDRWINFLKEETGYYPLEKRVTELLGGRVITTPRIEDALVVSERGGDFKLILGQDLSIGYEDREKDSVRLFVTETFTFYVVNPEAMVYLAF, from the coding sequence ATGGAATTTCTGAAAAGATCATTTGCTCCTCTGACAGAAAGACAATGGCAGGAAATAGACAAAAGAGCAAGGGAGATATTCAAAACACAACTCTATGGAAGAAGATTCATCGATGTAGAAGGTCCTTACGGCTGGGAGTACGCTGCTCATCCGCTTGGAGAGGTTGAAGTGCTTTCAGAGGAGAATGAAGCCGTGAAATGGGGGCTGAGAAAATCCCTTCCACTGATCGAGTTGAGAGCGACATTTACCCTCAAGCTGTGGGAACTCGACAATCTAGAGAGGGGAAAAGAAAACATAGATCTCTCCAGTTTGGAAGAGACCGTGAGAAAGGTGGCAGAGTTCGAAGATGAAGTGATATTCGAGGGGTGCGAAAAGTCCGGCGTGAAAGGCCTTCTTTCCTTCAAAGAGGAACGAAAGATCCAGTCTGGGAATTCTTCAAAGGACCTTCTTGAATCTCTGGTGAGGGCTCTTTCGACGTTCTCGAAAGACGGTATAGATGGTCCCTACACCCTCGTCATAAACACTGACAGATGGATCAACTTCCTGAAGGAAGAGACTGGGTACTATCCCCTCGAAAAAAGGGTGACGGAACTTCTCGGAGGAAGAGTCATCACCACACCCAGAATCGAAGACGCTCTTGTTGTATCCGAACGAGGAGGAGATTTCAAGCTGATTCTTGGACAGGATCTGTCGATAGGCTACGAAGACAGGGAAAAAGACAGCGTAAGGCTCTTTGTGACGGAGACGTTCACTTTCTACGTGGTCAATCCTGAAGCGATGGTGTATCTAGCATTCTGA
- the infB gene encoding translation initiation factor IF-2 codes for MARLRVYELAKKLNMSPKELLQELEELGVSVKNHMSFVDEEIANIIIDLLEEDRGKKSKQPSKPKRESDEEIEKEVVEKKKRRKITLKPDELKLDIIAEKIGVPQNKIIQDMFVKRGIALRPGQILKLEEVDQILKEYKVEVELEEERRIEEEIDEFELLEKKYQELYEKEKDKLVPRPPVVTVMGHVDHGKTTLLDRIRSTRVAEKEEGGITQSIGAYQVEVNGKKITFIDTPGHELFTEMRARGAQATDIVVLVVAADDGVMPQTIEAYNHAKAANVPIIVAINKIDKPNANVEKTKQELVEKLGLIPEEWGGDTIVVPISARTGQGVDELLEMILLVAEMNEIKCYPEGPARAVIIESKLDKKMGPVASVIVKDGVLRVGDAVVASNTYGKVRNLFDDRIRPIKEALPSQPVMILGFEDIPDVHSNVYVVESVEKAKSIVEKRLEKLESQKQTKKHVNLEELMKMMQEKDKKILNLILKADTYGSVAALRNAINKLQSREIELNIVHAGVGEISTSDVMLAAAVDGVILGFKVKVNNKARILAEQEGVDVRTYSIIYKLVDDLKLALEGMLEPEEVEEVIGHGEIKKVFKISKVGKVAGVQMLDGKADKDGFVRIYRNGQLVFEGKIESLKHYKEDVNVVEAPQECGIKFAGFDDIQEGDELEFYVIKKVKRKPTFVEEQTVQEQK; via the coding sequence GTGGCCAGATTGAGAGTCTATGAACTGGCGAAAAAACTCAACATGTCTCCGAAAGAACTCCTTCAAGAACTGGAAGAACTCGGCGTCAGTGTGAAAAACCACATGAGTTTTGTGGATGAGGAGATCGCGAACATCATCATAGATCTGCTGGAAGAAGACAGGGGAAAGAAATCAAAGCAGCCTTCAAAACCAAAGAGAGAAAGTGACGAAGAGATAGAAAAGGAAGTCGTTGAAAAGAAAAAGAGGAGAAAAATCACATTAAAACCGGACGAGTTAAAACTCGACATAATCGCTGAAAAAATAGGTGTCCCTCAGAACAAGATCATACAGGATATGTTCGTAAAAAGGGGCATCGCACTGAGGCCGGGTCAAATCTTAAAACTCGAAGAGGTAGATCAGATCCTGAAAGAATACAAGGTGGAAGTGGAACTGGAGGAAGAGAGAAGAATTGAAGAAGAAATCGATGAATTCGAACTTCTGGAGAAGAAGTACCAGGAGCTCTACGAGAAAGAGAAGGACAAACTGGTGCCAAGACCTCCCGTTGTGACGGTGATGGGGCACGTCGATCACGGAAAGACAACGCTTCTTGACAGGATCAGGTCTACAAGGGTTGCCGAAAAAGAAGAAGGTGGTATAACCCAGTCCATAGGTGCATATCAGGTGGAAGTGAACGGAAAGAAGATCACGTTCATAGATACACCGGGGCACGAACTCTTCACAGAGATGAGAGCAAGGGGTGCCCAGGCGACGGACATCGTTGTACTTGTTGTCGCTGCTGACGACGGAGTGATGCCCCAGACGATAGAAGCGTACAACCATGCAAAGGCGGCGAACGTTCCCATCATAGTCGCGATAAACAAGATAGACAAGCCGAATGCGAATGTGGAGAAGACAAAACAGGAACTCGTGGAAAAACTCGGTCTCATCCCGGAAGAATGGGGTGGCGATACGATCGTTGTTCCCATCTCAGCGAGGACCGGACAGGGAGTGGATGAGCTCCTCGAGATGATTCTCCTCGTTGCAGAAATGAACGAGATCAAGTGTTATCCTGAAGGACCCGCAAGGGCGGTGATAATAGAGTCCAAACTGGACAAGAAGATGGGACCTGTTGCAAGTGTGATAGTGAAAGACGGTGTTCTGAGAGTGGGAGACGCCGTCGTGGCTTCCAACACCTACGGAAAGGTGAGAAACCTGTTCGACGACAGGATAAGACCTATAAAGGAGGCACTCCCGTCTCAGCCCGTTATGATCCTTGGATTCGAGGACATACCGGACGTTCACTCGAACGTTTACGTGGTGGAAAGTGTGGAAAAGGCGAAAAGTATCGTTGAAAAAAGACTGGAAAAGTTGGAGTCTCAAAAACAGACGAAAAAGCACGTAAACCTGGAAGAACTCATGAAGATGATGCAGGAAAAAGACAAAAAGATCCTGAACCTCATTCTGAAAGCAGACACCTACGGTTCGGTTGCGGCACTGAGGAACGCCATAAACAAACTCCAGTCCAGGGAGATAGAGCTGAACATCGTCCATGCTGGAGTTGGTGAGATCAGCACCAGCGACGTCATGCTGGCTGCAGCCGTGGACGGTGTGATACTCGGTTTCAAGGTGAAGGTGAACAACAAGGCCAGGATACTTGCAGAGCAGGAAGGAGTTGACGTGAGGACGTACTCCATCATCTACAAACTCGTTGACGATCTGAAACTAGCGTTGGAGGGAATGCTGGAGCCCGAAGAAGTGGAAGAAGTGATCGGACATGGAGAGATAAAAAAGGTCTTCAAGATCTCAAAGGTTGGAAAAGTTGCCGGTGTTCAGATGCTGGATGGAAAGGCAGACAAAGATGGTTTTGTGAGAATCTACAGAAACGGCCAACTTGTTTTTGAAGGAAAGATAGAGAGCCTAAAGCATTACAAAGAAGACGTGAATGTCGTTGAAGCACCACAGGAATGCGGTATAAAATTTGCGGGCTTCGACGACATACAGGAAGGAGATGAACTCGAGTTCTACGTGATAAAGAAGGTAAAGAGAAAACCTACTTTTGTAGAAGAGCAGACGGTTCAAGAACAGAAATGA
- a CDS encoding thiamine-phosphate synthase family protein, with protein MVLVVSGFDPSGGAGMLQDVKILSALGIRVHGVISALTVQNEEKVFSVGFRNWEEMKKEIEVLTPPRVIKVGLVRPEVVKNLREMFSDSTIVWNVVLESSSGFKFQDPDEVRKFTGYANYVVLNSEEAEKVGEQENFIITGGHEKDDRIKVRYRDLVIETPRIPGEFHGTGCAFSSAIAGFLAMNYPVEEAIRSATELLRKILERSSGVVETEKLLRDWHKHDVLNTLDEILPEFLEIGPSTVPEVGQNISYALPWAQSEYEVGKFPGRIRLKEGKAVAVSCASFRDRSHTARMTITMMRFHPYMRCTVNVRYRKEYVERARKKGLKVYHYDRSKEPEEIREREGQSMVWMIEQAISELNAPPDVVYDEGWWGKEAMIRVFGRNPKEVLEKIKLMVREGEYAEGGGKDL; from the coding sequence ATGGTTCTTGTGGTATCGGGATTTGACCCTTCTGGAGGAGCAGGAATGCTTCAGGACGTGAAGATTCTGTCCGCACTCGGAATAAGGGTCCACGGTGTGATATCTGCCCTGACCGTTCAGAACGAAGAGAAGGTTTTCTCTGTGGGTTTCAGGAACTGGGAAGAGATGAAAAAGGAAATCGAGGTGCTCACCCCGCCACGTGTGATAAAGGTGGGTCTTGTCCGTCCTGAAGTGGTGAAGAATCTGAGGGAGATGTTTTCGGATTCAACGATCGTGTGGAACGTTGTGCTTGAGTCTTCTTCGGGTTTCAAGTTTCAGGACCCGGACGAAGTGAGAAAGTTCACAGGATACGCCAACTACGTTGTGCTGAACAGCGAGGAAGCAGAAAAGGTGGGTGAGCAGGAAAACTTCATCATCACCGGCGGGCATGAGAAAGATGACAGGATAAAGGTGAGGTACAGGGATCTTGTCATCGAAACCCCCAGGATACCCGGAGAGTTTCACGGAACAGGCTGTGCCTTCTCCAGTGCGATTGCCGGCTTTCTTGCGATGAACTATCCTGTAGAAGAGGCGATCAGATCCGCCACGGAACTTCTCAGAAAGATCCTCGAGAGGTCTTCAGGTGTGGTGGAGACGGAAAAGCTTCTTCGTGACTGGCACAAACACGACGTTCTCAACACGCTGGACGAGATCCTCCCGGAATTCCTTGAGATAGGCCCCTCCACGGTACCCGAGGTTGGGCAGAACATCTCCTACGCTCTGCCGTGGGCGCAGAGTGAGTACGAGGTGGGAAAGTTCCCGGGAAGGATCAGGCTCAAGGAAGGAAAGGCGGTGGCTGTATCCTGCGCTTCCTTCAGAGACAGGTCCCATACCGCACGGATGACGATCACCATGATGCGGTTCCATCCGTACATGAGATGCACGGTGAACGTGAGATACAGAAAAGAGTACGTGGAGAGGGCAAGGAAAAAAGGATTGAAAGTCTATCATTACGACAGATCGAAAGAGCCGGAAGAGATCAGAGAAAGAGAGGGTCAGTCCATGGTGTGGATGATAGAGCAGGCGATCTCGGAGTTGAACGCACCACCGGATGTGGTATATGATGAAGGATGGTGGGGAAAGGAAGCGATGATAAGGGTTTTTGGAAGAAATCCAAAGGAGGTTCTGGAGAAGATAAAACTCATGGTGAGGGAGGGAGAATATGCCGAAGGCGGAGGGAAGGATCTTTGA
- a CDS encoding sugar phosphate isomerase/epimerase codes for MRKGVSTSIIRSRPDLLETLPQADVYELGFFKLEDLGHVLHFFSGKHFGIHAPFVYRYIDHHPNPTSLNEEKRKDTFFVNKRCAELSKKIGADYVVVHFPNALQRENWLSIYEEVEREFSELSTLVKTRVENVYGNDHFHSAKDYRSFLENTGCRMCIDVGHLLLDAEIYHFSPVKFIEELSDLIEEFHIYYADFETYRRCHHAPWGESKNFFEILEFIKDMDVDFVIEPTPECDEGLEELLEYWRDL; via the coding sequence TTGAGAAAAGGCGTTTCTACAAGCATCATAAGGAGCAGACCAGATCTCCTAGAAACTCTTCCACAGGCCGATGTGTACGAACTGGGTTTTTTCAAACTGGAGGACCTGGGACATGTCCTCCACTTCTTTTCAGGCAAACATTTTGGAATTCATGCTCCTTTCGTTTACAGATACATCGACCATCATCCAAATCCCACCTCACTGAACGAAGAAAAAAGGAAAGACACGTTCTTCGTGAACAAAAGGTGCGCTGAGCTTTCGAAGAAGATTGGAGCCGATTACGTGGTTGTTCACTTTCCAAATGCTCTTCAGAGAGAAAACTGGCTTTCTATATACGAAGAAGTGGAAAGGGAATTTTCTGAACTTTCAACCCTCGTCAAAACTAGGGTGGAGAATGTTTATGGAAACGACCATTTTCACTCCGCAAAGGACTATAGATCCTTTCTTGAAAACACAGGTTGCAGGATGTGTATCGACGTGGGACACCTTCTTCTCGACGCTGAGATCTACCACTTTTCTCCTGTGAAATTCATCGAGGAGCTTTCAGATCTGATCGAGGAGTTTCACATATACTACGCTGACTTTGAAACTTACAGAAGGTGCCACCATGCCCCCTGGGGTGAGTCGAAGAACTTCTTCGAGATTTTGGAATTCATAAAAGACATGGATGTTGATTTTGTCATAGAACCGACTCCGGAGTGCGATGAGGGCTTGGAAGAACTTCTCGAGTACTGGAGGGATCTGTGA